The genomic stretch GGGCAAGACCACTACAATCGAGATGATGGAAGGAATCCTCGCCCCCACGGAGGGGACTATACTGTTCCGGGACCAGGCTATCGGGGCCAATTTTCACGAGCGGGTGGGAATCCAGTTTCAGCACACCGCCCTGCAGGAGTTCATCACCGTCGAGGAGACCCTGAAGCTATTCTCTGCTCTCTACATCAGGCACCGGGACCTGGAGGAGGTTATCGAGATCTGCAGCCTCCGGGACATACTCAAGCAGGACAACCGCAAACTCTCCGGCGGTCAGCGGCAGCGTCTGCTTCTGGCTCTGGCCCTTGTCAACGATCCGGAACTGGTTTTCCTGGATGAACCCACGACGGGCCTTGACCCTCAGGCACGGCGTAACTTCTGGTCCCTCATCGAGAAGATCAGGGCGGAGGGAAAGACGATAATCCTGACCACCCACTATATGGACGAAGCTCAGGAACTCTGCGACGATATCGCCATAATGGACCATGGGCATATCATTGCCCGCAACTCGCCGGAGAATCTGCTCTCCGCCCATTTTGAGGGCGTTCTGGTGCGGCTTCCCTGGGAGGAATCCCAGCCGCTCCCCTTTCCCGAGAACGTTCGGCGGATTAACAATCACATCGAGATTCACTCCCAAGATGTTGACAAGACCCTTCATGAGCTGATCCACGCGGGGGTACACCTTGAAGGGCTCTCCATTCACGCCCCCGACCTGGAGGACCTCTTTCTCAAGCTGACGGGATCCTCCCTTCGGAGCTGACAATAAGGAAACTGAATATGCGAAAATTTCTTGCCCTGCTGCACGCACGGAATATGGAATTTCTTCGGGACCGGGCAACCCTCTTCTGGAACCTGGTTTTTCCCCTCTTTCTTGTCTTCGGCTTCGCCTTCGCCTTTTCCGGCGGAACCGAATACCTTTTTAAAGCCGGAGTCCTGGGAAATGCCCCGAAGGCTGAACCCTTCATGCAGGAGGAGTATGTCGAGTTCGTTCCCTACGACGAGGCGGACAAGGCGGCGGAAAAACTGCGGCACCACCAGATCGACCTGCTCATCGACTTCGACTCCGGAACCTACCTGGTGAACAGGGAATCCCCCAAGGGGAAGGCCGCGGAGAAACTGCTTCTCGCAAGTCCCGGTTCCCCCCTGGAGCGAAGGGAGGTCAGCGGCAAAGCTATCCGATACGTGGACTGGCTCGTCCCGGGAATAATCGGCATGAACATGATGTTCTCATGTATCTTCGGGGTGGGATGGGTAATCGTGCGCTACCGCAAGAACGGTGTGCTCAAACGGCTCAAGGCGACGCCGGTACGGGCCATCCAGTTCATCCTGGCCCAGCTTTTTTCCAGGCTCTACATCGTGCTTATAACCGCAGCCATAGTATACGCGGGCAGCAACCTTATCCTGGACTTTATCATGCTCGGATCATACCTTGATCTTTTACTGGTAACCGCCCTGGCTACCCTGTGCATGATCAGCTTCGGCCTGATTTTCGCTTCCCGTCTCAAGAGCGAGGAGCTTGCAGACGGACTTATGAACCTGGCGACCTGGCCAATGATGGTTTTTTCCGGGGTATTCTTCTCCATGGAAGGGACTCCCCAGGTTCTGCAGTGGATCGCCCGGGCCTTTCCCCTGACCCACTACATCGAGGCGGCCCGGGCAATCATGCTTGACGGTGCCGGCCTTGTGCAGGTAGCCCCGAACCTCATGATCCTTGCGCTTCTCTCCGCCCTTTTTCTGGGCATAAGCGCTCTCAGTTTCAAATGGGAATAGCAGCGGCCTGATAGAGAAATCCCGGGGCAAACCTCGCGACAGAGGTAATTCTGTCCACGCGATCTTCTGCGATCAATATCCGGAATTACTGATATTCTTCCTCGATATGAATTGATTTTCCGCCGGGAATTTCTTATTTATTACATAATTAGTCAAATTAATACGACGCGAGGAGTACTATGAATATTACATCTGCAGCCGACGGAATTTACAGACTTTCCGCAAACGCGGAGGATATACTTTTTGAAGGTCTCTGGCCGATCCCCAACGGGGTTTCCATGAACTCCTACATTGTTCAGGGGGAAAAGACAGCCATCATCGACGGTGTATGCGGCTGGGACGGGGTTCCCCAGACACTCTTCAGCCAGTTCGAGCAGGCCGGTATCGATGTGAACTCCATCGATTACGTGGTGATCAATCACATGGAACCCGACCATTCGGGCTGGCTGGAGGACTTCCGGAAGATCCGGCCGGATTTTACCAT from Marispirochaeta aestuarii encodes the following:
- a CDS encoding ABC transporter ATP-binding protein, whose translation is MSSIIRVEGLTKNYGSLTAVDHVSFAIEEGICFGLLGPNGAGKTTTIEMMEGILAPTEGTILFRDQAIGANFHERVGIQFQHTALQEFITVEETLKLFSALYIRHRDLEEVIEICSLRDILKQDNRKLSGGQRQRLLLALALVNDPELVFLDEPTTGLDPQARRNFWSLIEKIRAEGKTIILTTHYMDEAQELCDDIAIMDHGHIIARNSPENLLSAHFEGVLVRLPWEESQPLPFPENVRRINNHIEIHSQDVDKTLHELIHAGVHLEGLSIHAPDLEDLFLKLTGSSLRS
- a CDS encoding ABC transporter permease, translating into MRKFLALLHARNMEFLRDRATLFWNLVFPLFLVFGFAFAFSGGTEYLFKAGVLGNAPKAEPFMQEEYVEFVPYDEADKAAEKLRHHQIDLLIDFDSGTYLVNRESPKGKAAEKLLLASPGSPLERREVSGKAIRYVDWLVPGIIGMNMMFSCIFGVGWVIVRYRKNGVLKRLKATPVRAIQFILAQLFSRLYIVLITAAIVYAGSNLILDFIMLGSYLDLLLVTALATLCMISFGLIFASRLKSEELADGLMNLATWPMMVFSGVFFSMEGTPQVLQWIARAFPLTHYIEAARAIMLDGAGLVQVAPNLMILALLSALFLGISALSFKWE